The genomic DNA GGAAAAACCGCATGTTACCATTTTGAACGATCTGTCGCTCATCGGACGTAACGGTGTCATTGAATTACAGATTGTCGATGATAAAAGTGGTGTTCAATCGTACTTGGTTGTTTTGCAGCAAGGCGATAAGAGACAGGAACTTGCAACAAAACGGTATGTGAAGCAGGGTTTTTTTTCCGGTGGCCCAAAAAAGATACTGGAAAGCATAGAGCTTGACGCCTTGAAGCTCGGCATGACTGACGGCCGGGCCGATCTGTTTGTTACCGTTCATGATTTTTCTTTTTGGAAATGGATGGCAGGCAACGAGACAGCTGTTTCCCATGCAATTGCCTTTGATGTAAAGCCTCCGCACATATCGTTGGTGGACTCGCCAAACTCCATTAAGCCCGGGAGTGCTGGCATCATCATTTATCGTGCCGATGAAGATATTTTTAATCACGGGGTAACGATCGACGATGATTTTCATCCGGGTTTTCCTGTGCCAGGCAGAAGCACAGGTACTTTTGGTGCAATGATTGGAGTTCAGTATGATGCTGAAACGATAGATAAATCAACTATAACTGGAGTTGATAAGGCCGGCAATCAAGGTTTGCTTGTCTTTGCCATGAAGGTGCGCAAGGTAAAGAAAGAGTCTGACACCATCACGGTTGGCGATAGCTTTCTCAATCAGAAGATACCTGAGTTTGCTCAGTATTACCCTGAAATGACTGGTGAGTTAGTTGATCAATATGTCTACGTCAACAACGAAATACGTAAAAAAAATGCCCAGCAAATCAAAGAGATTTGCAGTCACTCCAGTTCGGAACAATACTGGTCTGGAAAATTCGGGCGTATGCGCGGCAGTGCAAGACGTGCTGGTTTTGCTGAATACCGGTCATATTTTTATAATGGTACTAAAATTGACAGCCAGGTCCATCTCGGTGTTGATCTGGCCTCTGTTCGTATGGCAGATGTAGAGGCCGCCAACAGGGGTAAGGTTGTTTTTGCACAATATCTTGGTATTTACGGCAATATGGTTATTCTCGACCATGGTCTGGGGGTTTTTAGTTTATACTCACACATGAGTGAAATTAGTGTTACCGAAGGCGAGCTCCTCGAGCAAGGAGCAGTTATGGGTAAGACTGGAACCACCGGGATGGCTGGTGGCGATCATTTGCATTTTGCCATACTTGTTAATGGTGTATTTGTTACTCCTGTTGAGTGGTGGGATGAAGGCTGGGTTGATCTACACATCCAGCAATATCTGAAGGGCTGATGCAGTCGACAGCACTCTCAGAGCTTATTTGTCGGACCATAATCTTTTTCCCCTAACCCGTAAGTCTAAACCGTAACCCACTTAAGTGGAATTAAACATCAGCCTATTTAGGATAAGTCCCTTAACGGTAGAGGCAAGTTGTTTATTTCAAAGAATTTCTGGATTTCTTGCCACAAATAACACGAATATAATTCATAAGGGACTAAATGTCGCAGATCAAGATACTTCCCGAATTTCTTGCCAACCAGATTGCCGCAGGAGAAGTTGTTGAGCGCCCCGCTTCCGTTGTAAAAGAGCTTCTTGAAAATGCCCTTGATGCCGGCGCTACTTCAGTTGAGGTTGATGTCGATGGTGCCGGTACCCGCAGTATTCGAATTATTGATAATGGGATGGGTATGGACCAGGACGACATCCTCCTCTGTCTTGAGCGTCATGCCACAAGTAAATTGACCAGCGCCGAGCAGCTTTCCACCATAACGACCCTGGGGTTCAGGGGTGAGGCAATTCCAAGTATCGCCTCGGTTTCAAAAGTCACCATCACATCACGTCCGCCAGCATCTGCTCTCGGAACCAGCATTTATGTGCACTATGGCAGTATAAAAAAGGTTCATGATATGGGCAGTGCTTCTGGAACCATGATTGAAGTGCGGGATCTTTTTGGAAATGTTCCTGCCCGGCGCAAGTTTTTGAAAACAGCACAGACCGAGCTTTCCCATATAGATGAGGTCATACGTTCCTACTGTCTGGCTAACCCCGAGGTTGGCTTTTCCTATAGTGTTGCTGGTAAACGCATTTTCCATTTTTCAGACAATGCCGATTCCGCTAAAATACGCTTTCAAGCACTTGTTAGTGGTGAAATCGATTTAATTGAACTGAGCACACAAGCGCTTGATTCAGGTATAAAAATTACCGGTTTTCTTGTCCCCCCGGATCAGGCTTTCGGTAAGTTGTCAAAGTTGTGGGCTTTTGTGAATGGACGCTTCGTTAAAGATCGTCTGCTATCCCATGCTGTTGTTGAGGGGATGCAGGGTTTTTTGATGAAGGGACGGCGACCCGGCGGCTTGGTCTTTGTGGAAATTAATCCCGAGGATGTTGATGTGAATGTGCATCCAACCAAGCAGGAGGTCCGCTTCAGGAATACAGGACAGATTCACCGGGCAATTTCTTCTGCCGTTGCTGCCGGATTGAGAGCGTATCAGCAACAGCTGCGGGTGGATGTTTTTGGTACACCTGAAGGCAACGCTACCCCAGACAGAACCAGTTTACGTTGTTCAGCCACAAAAGAATCAATTGCAGCTCCTGCTGATACCCGCCCTGCGACTCTTTTGGTTGGCAACAATCTCCAACCTGAAATAATCAGCCCAAGGGCAATTTTTGAAAAACAGGATATCTCTCTCTGGGCTGGGAAGGATATTGGCACAATGCCTTATGAGAGATCTGTTTGCGCTGAACAACGTATCACTGCAACTCCCGGTGCTGGGCAGAACAGTTCGTGTGAAACGCCTCAGAAAAATCGCGAGGCCAAGATTAGAGTCGCGCCAACTGGAGATGGCACCGCCAGCAAAGAGCGGCAAGCCTGCTATGAATCAACGGCCAAACCAGTTGAAACGCTTTCTTCGCCCAAGAGTGAGCGGGGAGGCGCAACTGTCATCCCTGCCCACGCTAGTGAGGAATCCTACCCACCTATTCGGCCTATTGGTCAGCTTCGTAACGCCTATATTCTTTGTGAGGTAGAAGGTGGGCTGGTTGTGGTCGATCAGCACGCCGCCCAAGAGCGACTTATTTTTGAAGAGTTGAAGGTTCAATACGCCAGATCCGCAGTGCCGAGTCAGACCTTGATGTTCCCTGAAATGGTTGAGTTAAGCGCCTCGGAAATTATGGTTTTGGAGCAATTTGCTGAAGAGATTGCCCGCCTTGGGCTCGATGTTCAGGAGTTTGGAGGGGCGACCTATGTAGTTAATGCTGTGCCGGTCACATTAGCAAAAGCTTCAGGGGAAGAGGTGTTGCGAGAAATTATTGAGCGCTATCGTGACGATGCTGAACGACCGGCGGAGAGCAGGCTTGACGCAATTCTTTCAGGTATGGCGTGTAAGGCCTCCATAAAGGCTGGCCATAAACTTTTGCCTGAGGAGATTGAGAACCTGCTCGATCAGTTACAGCGGGCAGGTGTATTTTCACATTGCCCTCACGGTAGGCCTGTGGTCAAGAAGTTTACCGACAAAGAGGTCCAGAAATGGTTTTATCGTACCTGAAATCATCTATGCTGCCTAGCTCATGAGGTGCATCAGGAGGTTTTTTGTCAAGAAGAGGTAGTTTACTGTTGTCAGTTTACCTTGTTTCAAGGCATAATGTGTTGACCGTAAAAATTTAACCAATTCCATAAGAGGAGTGTTATGAGCCTGGAACCTGTTACTGAAACAAATTTCCCCGATTTAAAACTGATCCACCGTGGTAAGGTACGGGACTTATACGACCTTGGTGAGACATTGCTGATGGTCGCGACAGACCGCATCTCCGCCTTCGATGTCGTGATGGATGACCCGATACCCTCAAAGGGGGAAGTCTTAACAAGGGTTTCGCTCTTTTGGTTCGATTACCTTAAGGATATTGTTCCAAATCATCTGATTACTGCTGATGTTGATCAGTATCCTGCCGAGTGTTCTCCATACCGCGAGGAGTTACGGGGGCGAAGCATGGTGGTTAAAAAAGCCAAGCCTCTTCCTGTTGAGTGTATTGTGCGGGGTTATATCTCTGGTTCATTTTGGAAGGCGTATAAAAAAAATAATGTCGTCTGTGGGTTCAAATTACCGGAAGGGATGAAAGAGTCTGAGCAGTTCCCACAGGTTCTCTTTACGCCATCAACCAAGGCGGAGATGGGCCTGCACGATGAAAATATCTCCATTGAGCAGATGGAAAAGATTGTAGGGGTTGAAGAGACCAAGAAAATTGCCCAAATCAGTGTTGCCCTGTATCAGAAAGCCGCAGATTATGCGCGGCAAAATGGCATAATTATCGCGGATACAAAGTTTGAACTGGGCTGGTTTGATGGTGAATTAATTCTTATCGACGAAGTCCTTACCCCCGATTCGTCAAGGTTTTGGCCGGAAGATGAATATGAGACAGGCCGTGGCCAGGCAAGTTTTGATAAACAGTTCCTGCGCGACTATTTGTTGTCCTTGGACTGGGACAAAACGCCACCGGCACCAAAACTTCCTGCTCATATTGTTGAGAAAACAAGGCTGCGCTATATAGATGCTGTGAAAAAAATTACCAAAAAGGCACTTTAGGTCGGCGGATTGCGGTTGACAGGCTATGACAAAAATCAGTTAGTTCGGGGCCTTTTGTCTACCAAAAAGGCCCCGGTTTTTTTTGTCTCAATCCTGTTACTGGTTTTTTCTGGTTGTATCATAACTGACATTATTGGCCCCACAGATCTAAAGATATTTAAGTATCATGGAGAGAGAAACCTCGACTCTCTGCGTACCTATACTTCCCGCCTTTACGAAAAAAACCCATGTTATCAATATGATCCGGTCTGGCGCCAGAAGCGCCTTGCTCAGTTGTTTGGCGGGAGTGCAGTTCTCGACGAATTTGCTGGCAGAGACTCAGCTGCGGTGTTGGCCGAGGCCTTCTCTGAAACGCCGGGTGATCCAGACCGAGTCTACCTGCTGGCCCTGGGGCTGGTGAAAAGTATTCGGGAGGCCTACGGGCTTGATGACGATGGCTTCATGTTCTCAGGCTTGCAGATACCTTTAGAGCGGCTCAAGCGCCTTCATTTTAACTTGAGTCAGGTTAACTGGCGCATTAAAACCTATAAAGATACGAAAGGGGTGTTGTTGTTTAGAACTAATGAGGTAGGTGAGGATGGATATATCAATATGGGCTATGAAGTCTTGATGACCGAAATTCTGACTCGAATCGAAGATGATATTTATTTGAGGGGCGGGTTGCCCCATAAATACATGTTCAGCATGTCCTCTTTATTTGTGTCGTTGCTCCTGTGAAATTGTTTGTTACAGGCCTTCCTCTTTTAGTTGTTTAATGAGCTTTTTTTGCTGGGCAGAGATTTTCGGGGGAACTTTCACGAGAATTTTTACCATGATGTCACCTCGAGGGCCAAGGGGGCCGGATGGCAGTCCGTGACCAGTTAGGCGGAGTTTTGATTGTGGTTGAACTCCAGCCGGAATTTTCACCTTAAGCTGCTTGCCCTCTAGTGTTGGAACCTCTATTACGTCTCCAAGAACCGCAGAACTGAAAGAGATTTGCTCTTCAACGATCAGATTGCTGCCATCTCGCTTGTAACGTGGGTCGTCTTGAACAGTGATGAGCAGATAGAGATCACCAGAGGGTCCGCCATTTGGTGAGGGCGCCCCTTTGCCGGAAATTCGCAGCTTTTTGCCGGACTCAATGCCGGCTGGCACTTTTACTGAAACTTTATCGGCTGCTGGACCTCTGCCAAGGGCAATGGTTTTTTCCGTGCCATTAAGAACCTCTTCTAGGCTGATTGTCAGCTGCATTGTGTGGTCAGCACCCTTTGTCGGTTGGTAACTCTGCTGGCCCCCACAGCCACGGGACTGCTGGAATGGATTGCCGCCCCCCATATGCTGAGCTTGGCTAAACATACTTTCAAAGGGGTTGCCACCCGCGCGACCACCGGCCTGTTGCGAGAAGCCGCCGCCAAAATTGACACCAAACTCGCGTAAAATCGAACCAATATCACTTCCTCTGAAGATATCTTCTTGTGAGTATCTCTGTTGGAATCTATCTGAACCGAAGGTATCGTATTGCTTTTTTTTCTCCGGATCAGAAAGAACCGCGTAGGCTTCGTTGGCCTCTTTGAACTTTTCTTCGGCCTTTTTGTCGTCCTTGTTGCGGTCTGGATGGTATTTTAGGGCGAGCTTCCGATACGCTTTTTTAATGTCATTACTTGAGGAAGATTTATCAACGCCAAGAATTTTGTAGTAGTCCATTGCGAAAGTTTTCTATGTAAAGGTGATATCTGTATTGATGAGAGTGAAACCGTGTCGCTATTATCGTTTCACTGGTTGGTCATATACTGTTATGATATGATTTGGCTACTATATGTATGGCGGTCAGCTTTGGCAAGAGTTTGTACTGTAAGATTTGATTAATTTTTCCTTGCTACACTTCAGTTTTAACTGATCGTACTGTCAGCGTTTAAAAGCCTGTTCTTCAGGTGAGGTCACTAACCGTAGAGCGTACCTATGGAACTAACAATAATTGTTGCAATGTCAATGAATCGGGTTATTGGCCGTGGGGCGGCTATTCCCTGGCATATCCCCGGAGAGCAGTTGCAGTTTAAGAAGGTTACCATGGGCCATGCTCTTATAATGGGACGGAAAACCTTTGAGTCAATTGGCCGTCCGCTTCCTGGTAGAAGAAATATTGTTGTATCTCGAAACAAAAAATACAGGGCCGATGGCTGTGATGTTGTTTCGAGTCTGAATGAAGCGATCAATCTGTGTGCAAAAAACGACAAGGTTTTCGTGATCGGCGGCGCACAGATTTTTGAGCAGGCGATCTCGTATGTCCAGACTATTATCTTGACAACGGTACTACGTGAGGTTGAAGGAGATATCTATTTCCCTGCATTTGAAGGATTTTTAAAGATTTCTGAAGAAAAGATAGCTGGACCCGATCCTTATATCGTCGAGAAATATGTTCGGCAATGACCTGACTGTACGTTTTTTGCCAAGTGAGTAAGGTTTTTTCGGGAAAGAATGGATTGCGCTTGATGCCGTATTGGGTTTTTAGTACCTTAGGTATTATTTTGAGGGCTGCGCGTATCTCGTATTTTTAATCATAACGTTGCGTTAATTGTCTCTGTTCTACATCGATTTATTTGATTGAGCGGGCCAGGGATTGTTCAGCTAAAATAAAGGAGTAGACAATGTCAAACAGTGCTTATCAGATTATTGAGTTTGTTGGAACAAGTAAAGATTCATGGGAAGATGCCGCTAAAAATGCTATTGCGGCAGCGCGAAATAAATACAGTGATTTACGGGTCGCCACAGTAAAAGAACTGGATATGACCATTGAAGGTGAAATGGTTTCTACCTTTCGGGCTAAGCTGAATATCTCCTTTAAATGCCATCGCTGAAACAGGATTTGTCTTCTGCCCGTCATGTTTGTTTAAAAAAAAATACACATTGGCTGCTAAATACAAATCTTTGCTTCACTTACAATTTTAAAATTGATACAATTTTACCATTAATGAAGGTCTAATTGTTGATGTCGAAAATCTCGTAATTTCCCAAAGGAGAGTTTAGCGTGATGAGCATTCCCGAAGATATTAAAATACTATTGGTGGAAGATGCCGTAACCATGAGGAAAATTGAGGTGAAGACCTTAAAATCCTTGGGGTTTGAAAATGTCATAGAGGCGGCTGACGGGAAGATAGCCACCCAAATTCTTCAGGAGCAAGGTGATGTCGGCCTTGTTATCAGTGACTGGAATATGCCCAATATGGGCGGTTATGAGTTGCTGGTATGGATGAGAGAGAATGAGGCTTTCAAACAGATTCCCTTTCTGATGGCAACTGGTCAGTCGGATAGGAGCCAGGCTCAAAGGGCGCAAAATGCAGGCTCAAACGGACTGATTGCTAAGCCATTCAGTCCAGCTGAACTTAAAGAGAAAATGGACGCCGCTTTTGGCGTTGGGCAAGACTTATCTGGAAGTGGGGTCGAGTCCGGTCCGCAGATTGGTCTGTCTGGCAAGGTTAAACTGCGGCTGGCCCATATTCAGATTACAGATCATCTGATTTTAGGTGTTTTAAAAAAATGGATTGAAACTGGAGAGGTTGTTCCTGAGTATTTTGAGCTTGAGACAAAATGCTTAGCTGGTTGGAATCCCGTTCAGGAGTTCTTGGAGGTCGGTAAGGTTGACGGTGCTCTGATTCTGGCGCCGATCGCCATGGATTTGTTCAACTACGGGGCTCCAATTAAACTTGTTTTATTTGCGCATCGCAGTGGTAGTATTATGGTGCGAAGCCAGTCTGGGGAGTTCTCTGAGCCATATCAGAATTTTTTCAGAAAACGCTCTTTTTTAATACCCCACAAGATGTCCGTTCATCATATGTTGACTCATATGTTTTTTAAAGGGATCGGCTTGAAGGCAGATATGGAAAAAGGTGACGACGTTGATGTTAACCTGGAGATTGTTGCGCCGATAAATATGCCCGTTTTTCTGAAGGAAAATACTGAGGCTTGCGGATTTCTGGTAGCAGAGCCTATTGGGACAAAGTCAATTGCGGCAGGGATTGCCAGCCAGCAGTTTCTGTCAAATGAACTATGGGAGAATCATCCCTGCTGTGTGGTTACCTTGCGCGATGATTTTACAGAAAACCATCCTGAAGCCGTTCATGAGCTGACCCGGCTTCTGGTGAGAGCAGGTAAATTTGTTGAAAGCAGGCCAGATGCTGCAGCTGAGATTGCGGTAGGTTTTCTTGACCCGGATGGCAAACTAGGCCTTAAAGTGCCGGTATTGAAGAATGTGTTGAAGGATCCTCAGGGGATTAAAACAGGTGATTTGTATCCGTCGAAAGATGATTTGGCGAAGATGCAGCGCTACATGTCTGAAACAATGAAAGTCGGCGCCATGGTCGACCTTGATCGCTTTGTGGATACTCAATATGCAGACGAAGCCTGTGAGGGAATGGCTCGAGTTACCACCTCTTTTCTCAATAGCAACTCGATTATAAGCCAGTTATTGGTTCCTAATTCCGCTGGAAGGGCAAGTGATAAGGCCATGTTGGCGAGAGAAGGGCGCTATCTGACATTCATCCTGAACCGCCAGGAGTTTGGAGTTAATATTCTGAAAATTAAAGAGATTATTAAGATGATGGAGTTTGTCAAAGTTCATCAGGCTCCGCCCTATGCAAAAGGGGTTATTAATCTCAGAGGTAAAGTTATTCCAATTATTGATCTACGTTCAAAGCTTGGCATGGAGGAAATTGCCTATACCGACCGAAGTTGTATTGTCATTGTTGAAACGGATATCTATTCTGATTCCAAGCAGATAGGTGTTGTTGTTGACTCGGTTTCAGAGGTGACCTCTTTTAGAGCTGAAGAGATAGAGGAACCTCCTGCACTTGGGGCAGGCATCAATACCAGCTATATTCTCGGAATGGCGAAAACCGCTGGCGGGAATAAGGTTAAAATTTTATTAGATATTGATCAGGCGCTCCATTGAAGTAGTTCGTTTCTGAGACGATGTGCAAGGGGAAATAGAAGGCGATCTTCTGTTTCCCCTTTTTTCGTGATGCTCTGAGTTGTTCTGAAATTCCAGTCTGCGTTGAATCTTCTCTTTTTAGTTTTCAATCCCCTTTTTTTCTCTCTTTTTTCTTCGCTTTGAAAAGTATCCCACTTCGAATTTGT from Desulfobulbaceae bacterium includes the following:
- a CDS encoding DnaJ domain-containing protein is translated as MDYYKILGVDKSSSSNDIKKAYRKLALKYHPDRNKDDKKAEEKFKEANEAYAVLSDPEKKKQYDTFGSDRFQQRYSQEDIFRGSDIGSILREFGVNFGGGFSQQAGGRAGGNPFESMFSQAQHMGGGNPFQQSRGCGGQQSYQPTKGADHTMQLTISLEEVLNGTEKTIALGRGPAADKVSVKVPAGIESGKKLRISGKGAPSPNGGPSGDLYLLITVQDDPRYKRDGSNLIVEEQISFSSAVLGDVIEVPTLEGKQLKVKIPAGVQPQSKLRLTGHGLPSGPLGPRGDIMVKILVKVPPKISAQQKKLIKQLKEEGL
- a CDS encoding dihydrofolate reductase, yielding MELTIIVAMSMNRVIGRGAAIPWHIPGEQLQFKKVTMGHALIMGRKTFESIGRPLPGRRNIVVSRNKKYRADGCDVVSSLNEAINLCAKNDKVFVIGGAQIFEQAISYVQTIILTTVLREVEGDIYFPAFEGFLKISEEKIAGPDPYIVEKYVRQ
- a CDS encoding dodecin domain-containing protein, with the translated sequence MSNSAYQIIEFVGTSKDSWEDAAKNAIAAARNKYSDLRVATVKELDMTIEGEMVSTFRAKLNISFKCHR
- a CDS encoding M23 family metallopeptidase; this encodes MNDLSLIGRNGVIELQIVDDKSGVQSYLVVLQQGDKRQELATKRYVKQGFFSGGPKKILESIELDALKLGMTDGRADLFVTVHDFSFWKWMAGNETAVSHAIAFDVKPPHISLVDSPNSIKPGSAGIIIYRADEDIFNHGVTIDDDFHPGFPVPGRSTGTFGAMIGVQYDAETIDKSTITGVDKAGNQGLLVFAMKVRKVKKESDTITVGDSFLNQKIPEFAQYYPEMTGELVDQYVYVNNEIRKKNAQQIKEICSHSSSEQYWSGKFGRMRGSARRAGFAEYRSYFYNGTKIDSQVHLGVDLASVRMADVEAANRGKVVFAQYLGIYGNMVILDHGLGVFSLYSHMSEISVTEGELLEQGAVMGKTGTTGMAGGDHLHFAILVNGVFVTPVEWWDEGWVDLHIQQYLKG
- a CDS encoding phosphoribosylaminoimidazolesuccinocarboxamide synthase, which gives rise to MSLEPVTETNFPDLKLIHRGKVRDLYDLGETLLMVATDRISAFDVVMDDPIPSKGEVLTRVSLFWFDYLKDIVPNHLITADVDQYPAECSPYREELRGRSMVVKKAKPLPVECIVRGYISGSFWKAYKKNNVVCGFKLPEGMKESEQFPQVLFTPSTKAEMGLHDENISIEQMEKIVGVEETKKIAQISVALYQKAADYARQNGIIIADTKFELGWFDGELILIDEVLTPDSSRFWPEDEYETGRGQASFDKQFLRDYLLSLDWDKTPPAPKLPAHIVEKTRLRYIDAVKKITKKAL
- a CDS encoding chemotaxis protein CheW, whose amino-acid sequence is MSIPEDIKILLVEDAVTMRKIEVKTLKSLGFENVIEAADGKIATQILQEQGDVGLVISDWNMPNMGGYELLVWMRENEAFKQIPFLMATGQSDRSQAQRAQNAGSNGLIAKPFSPAELKEKMDAAFGVGQDLSGSGVESGPQIGLSGKVKLRLAHIQITDHLILGVLKKWIETGEVVPEYFELETKCLAGWNPVQEFLEVGKVDGALILAPIAMDLFNYGAPIKLVLFAHRSGSIMVRSQSGEFSEPYQNFFRKRSFLIPHKMSVHHMLTHMFFKGIGLKADMEKGDDVDVNLEIVAPINMPVFLKENTEACGFLVAEPIGTKSIAAGIASQQFLSNELWENHPCCVVTLRDDFTENHPEAVHELTRLLVRAGKFVESRPDAAAEIAVGFLDPDGKLGLKVPVLKNVLKDPQGIKTGDLYPSKDDLAKMQRYMSETMKVGAMVDLDRFVDTQYADEACEGMARVTTSFLNSNSIISQLLVPNSAGRASDKAMLAREGRYLTFILNRQEFGVNILKIKEIIKMMEFVKVHQAPPYAKGVINLRGKVIPIIDLRSKLGMEEIAYTDRSCIVIVETDIYSDSKQIGVVVDSVSEVTSFRAEEIEEPPALGAGINTSYILGMAKTAGGNKVKILLDIDQALH
- the mutL gene encoding DNA mismatch repair endonuclease MutL: MSQIKILPEFLANQIAAGEVVERPASVVKELLENALDAGATSVEVDVDGAGTRSIRIIDNGMGMDQDDILLCLERHATSKLTSAEQLSTITTLGFRGEAIPSIASVSKVTITSRPPASALGTSIYVHYGSIKKVHDMGSASGTMIEVRDLFGNVPARRKFLKTAQTELSHIDEVIRSYCLANPEVGFSYSVAGKRIFHFSDNADSAKIRFQALVSGEIDLIELSTQALDSGIKITGFLVPPDQAFGKLSKLWAFVNGRFVKDRLLSHAVVEGMQGFLMKGRRPGGLVFVEINPEDVDVNVHPTKQEVRFRNTGQIHRAISSAVAAGLRAYQQQLRVDVFGTPEGNATPDRTSLRCSATKESIAAPADTRPATLLVGNNLQPEIISPRAIFEKQDISLWAGKDIGTMPYERSVCAEQRITATPGAGQNSSCETPQKNREAKIRVAPTGDGTASKERQACYESTAKPVETLSSPKSERGGATVIPAHASEESYPPIRPIGQLRNAYILCEVEGGLVVVDQHAAQERLIFEELKVQYARSAVPSQTLMFPEMVELSASEIMVLEQFAEEIARLGLDVQEFGGATYVVNAVPVTLAKASGEEVLREIIERYRDDAERPAESRLDAILSGMACKASIKAGHKLLPEEIENLLDQLQRAGVFSHCPHGRPVVKKFTDKEVQKWFYRT